Proteins found in one Synechococcus sp. LA31 genomic segment:
- a CDS encoding ABC transporter ATP-binding protein yields the protein MSTVHTHAPSLPALLQIEQLQVHYGSVQALAGISLTVQRGELVTLLGSNGAGKSTTLRAISRLVNATAGRILWHGADLAAVPAHRTLKRGIGHCPEGRRLLNRQSVAFNLELGAYLRRDREGIAADLERCYGLFPRLAERRQQQAGALSGGEQQMLAIARALMGQPELLMLDEPSLGLAPKLVTDVMTILAELHRSGLTILLVEQNAQAALEIADRGYVLEAGRLHLNGQASDLLRNPQLKAAYLGG from the coding sequence ATGAGCACCGTGCACACCCACGCTCCAAGCCTCCCCGCCCTGCTTCAAATCGAACAGCTGCAGGTGCACTACGGCAGTGTGCAGGCCCTGGCCGGCATCTCCCTAACGGTGCAGCGCGGTGAGCTGGTCACCCTGCTGGGATCCAATGGCGCTGGCAAAAGCACCACCCTGCGAGCCATCTCACGGCTCGTGAATGCCACTGCAGGCCGGATCCTCTGGCACGGGGCTGATCTTGCCGCCGTGCCAGCCCACCGCACCTTGAAACGAGGAATCGGCCACTGTCCCGAGGGGCGCCGGCTGCTCAACCGCCAGAGTGTGGCCTTCAATCTGGAGCTTGGGGCCTACCTGCGCCGCGATCGCGAGGGCATCGCCGCTGATCTCGAGCGGTGCTACGGCTTATTCCCCAGGTTGGCGGAGCGACGGCAGCAGCAGGCAGGAGCCCTGTCCGGCGGGGAACAACAAATGCTCGCCATCGCCCGAGCCTTAATGGGACAACCGGAACTGCTGATGCTGGATGAACCAAGCCTTGGTCTGGCCCCAAAACTGGTCACGGACGTGATGACGATCCTGGCGGAGCTGCATCGCAGCGGCCTCACCATCTTGTTGGTTGAGCAGAACGCCCAGGCCGCTCTAGAGATCGCCGATCGGGGTTATGTGCTCGAAGCCGGACGATTGCACCTGAACGGCCAGGCCTCAGATCTACTCCGCAACCCCCAACTCAAAGCCGCTTATCTCGGAGGCTGA
- a CDS encoding calcium:proton antiporter, with amino-acid sequence MIRAWVGLGRDLLSSRWSLLLIFTIAALFGHIEEGLPISQLAGWFVICGLGLVPLARMIAEMVEALADKLGDRIGGLISVALGNLVELVVSFTALASGLYHLVVISVAGAVITNCLLVLGISTCVGARKKATIEIHPYSTGLQSQQLLISTIFLAVPTIFHLANNFNLGEKAAALSDGSNIFDSFASYSLIVSILVLAFYLLSFVYQMGTGRSLYLRQEEERVLPPEGENKPLSVILGMLLLVSIVLVGVSENLVESLQLMVDGAHLNPLFVGLFLLPLFGCFSEALIAVKAAATNRMDLAMASTVESSVQLLLFVLPLLVICGVPMGRYLHLAVPATSLFCLGATVLAVHWITENRKLSWYEGSLLLTLYAVIGAGTLFLGG; translated from the coding sequence ATGATCAGAGCATGGGTAGGGCTCGGCCGCGACCTGCTGTCTAGCCGCTGGAGCCTCCTACTGATCTTCACGATCGCAGCGCTGTTTGGACATATTGAAGAAGGCTTACCCATCAGCCAACTGGCGGGCTGGTTTGTGATCTGCGGCCTTGGCTTGGTGCCCCTGGCCCGAATGATCGCAGAAATGGTAGAGGCCCTCGCCGACAAGCTCGGCGATCGCATCGGAGGCCTCATCAGCGTGGCCTTGGGCAACCTGGTGGAACTGGTGGTGTCGTTCACGGCACTGGCGAGTGGTTTGTATCACCTGGTGGTGATCTCCGTAGCTGGCGCCGTGATCACCAACTGCCTGCTGGTATTGGGCATCAGCACCTGCGTGGGCGCACGCAAAAAAGCGACCATCGAAATCCACCCCTACAGCACTGGGCTGCAAAGCCAACAACTCCTGATCAGCACCATTTTTCTTGCCGTTCCTACAATTTTTCACCTAGCCAACAATTTTAACCTCGGCGAAAAAGCAGCCGCTCTCAGCGATGGAAGCAATATCTTTGACTCTTTTGCCTCTTATTCGCTGATCGTCTCCATTCTGGTTCTAGCCTTCTACCTCTTGTCTTTCGTCTATCAGATGGGAACAGGCAGGAGCCTCTACCTGCGACAAGAAGAAGAGCGCGTGCTACCTCCAGAGGGCGAGAACAAACCCCTCAGCGTCATCCTGGGCATGCTTCTCTTGGTGAGCATCGTGCTGGTGGGGGTGTCGGAGAACCTGGTGGAATCGCTTCAGCTGATGGTGGATGGAGCCCATCTCAATCCTCTGTTTGTTGGCCTGTTTTTACTCCCTCTCTTCGGATGCTTCTCTGAGGCCTTGATTGCCGTGAAAGCGGCCGCCACCAACCGCATGGATCTGGCAATGGCCAGCACGGTCGAGTCGAGTGTGCAGCTCCTGCTGTTCGTGCTCCCCCTCCTGGTGATCTGTGGCGTGCCGATGGGCCGCTATCTGCATCTCGCCGTTCCAGCCACATCGCTGTTTTGCCTGGGAGCCACCGTGCTGGCCGTGCACTGGATCACGGAAAACCGCAAGTTGAGCTGGTACGAGGGAAGTCTTCTCCTCACCCTGTATGCGGTGATCGGCGCTGGCACCTTGTTCCTGGGCGGTTAA